The following coding sequences lie in one Arachis hypogaea cultivar Tifrunner chromosome 9, arahy.Tifrunner.gnm2.J5K5, whole genome shotgun sequence genomic window:
- the LOC112708848 gene encoding probable pectate lyase 4 isoform X1, translating into MASILWHFVLPIFLATLFSPYPTYGAKQSKIIGMKMNVIDRCWRRDPQWRSHRAQLANCSIGYAGKMMNNIGSDLIYYEVIDPSDDPINPKHGTLRYGASVIQQKVWITFKRDMKITLAKPLLISSFTAIDGRGANVHIAHNACFMIFKAAISSFTAIDGRGANVHIAHNACFMIFKATNVIIHNVRIHDCKAQAPGLVMGPNGKVISLGQVDGDAIRLVTASKIWIDHNTLQDCEDGLLDVTRGSTDVTISNNWFRNQDKVMLLGHDDGYIRDQNMKVTVVYNHFGPNCNQRMPRIRHGYAHVANNLYQGWMQYAIGGSMGPSLKSQSNLFIAPESENKEVTWRKGNSENGNMWEFHSVGDAFENGASFTVTKGGRVPKPNYSEEQYFKVLDAKSVRFLTRSSGVL; encoded by the exons ATGGCTAGTATCCTTTGGCACTTTGTTTTGCCCATTTTTCTTGCCACCCTTTTCTCTCCATACCCTACTTATGGTGCCAAGCAATCCAAAATAATTGGCATGAAAATGAATGTGATTGACCGGTGCTGGAGACGGGATCCCCAATGGAGGAGCCACCGCGCGCAACTCGCAAACTGCTCCATTGGCTATGCTGGCAAGATGATGAACAACATTGGCAGTGACCTCATCTATTATGAAGTTATAGACCCTAGTGATGACCCCATAAACCCTAAGCATGGTACCTTGCGATATGGAGCTTCTGTGATTCAACAAAAAGTTTGGATCACATTTAAAAGAGACATGAAAATTACATTGGCAAAACCCCTTCTCATTAGTAGCTTTACCGCCATTGATGGCCGCGGCGCCAACGTCCACATTGCTCATAACGCATGCTTTATGATCTTTAAG GCCGCCATTAGTAGCTTTACCGCCATTGATGGCCGCGGCGCCAACGTCCATATTGCTCATAACGCATGCTTTATGATCTTTAAG GCGACGAACGTAATAATCCACAATGTTCGGATCCATGATTGTAAAGCACAAGCTCCGGGTTTGGTGATGGGTCCAAATGGGAAGGTGATTTCATTGGGTCAAGTTGATGGCGATGCCATTAGACTAGTCACTGCTTCAAAGATTTGGATTGATCATAATACACTTCAAGATTGCGAAGATGGTCTTCTTGATGTTACACGGGGTTCCACTGATGTCACCATCTCCAATAACTGGTTCCGGAACCAAGATAAGGTTATGCTTCTTGGCCATGATGATGGATATATTAGAGACCAGAATATGAAAGTTACTGTTGTCTACAATCACTTTGGACCAAATTGTAACCAGCGTATGCCAAG gATCCGTCATGGATATGCACATGTAGCAAACAATCTTTATCAGGGATGGATGCAATATGCTATTGGTGGAAGCATGGGACCTAGCCTCAAAAGCCAATCTAATCTCTTTATAGCACCCGAATCTGAGAACAAGGag GTGACATGGAGAAAAGGCAACAGCGAAAATGGGAACATGTGGGAATTCCATTCAGTTGGGGATGCTTTTGAAAATGGAGCTTCTTTCACGGTAACAAAAGGAGGACGTGTGCCAAAGCCAAATTATAGTGAGGAACAATATTTTAAGGTTCTTGATGCTAAATCTGTTAGATTTTTGACAAGATCCTCTGGCGTACTATGA
- the LOC112708848 gene encoding probable pectate lyase 4 isoform X2, whose protein sequence is MASILWHFVLPIFLATLFSPYPTYGAKQSKIIGMKMNVIDRCWRRDPQWRSHRAQLANCSIGYAGKMMNNIGSDLIYYEVIDPSDDPINPKHGTLRYGASVIQQKVWITFKRDMKITLAKPLLISSFTAIDGRGANVHIAHNACFMIFKATNVIIHNVRIHDCKAQAPGLVMGPNGKVISLGQVDGDAIRLVTASKIWIDHNTLQDCEDGLLDVTRGSTDVTISNNWFRNQDKVMLLGHDDGYIRDQNMKVTVVYNHFGPNCNQRMPRIRHGYAHVANNLYQGWMQYAIGGSMGPSLKSQSNLFIAPESENKEVTWRKGNSENGNMWEFHSVGDAFENGASFTVTKGGRVPKPNYSEEQYFKVLDAKSVRFLTRSSGVL, encoded by the exons ATGGCTAGTATCCTTTGGCACTTTGTTTTGCCCATTTTTCTTGCCACCCTTTTCTCTCCATACCCTACTTATGGTGCCAAGCAATCCAAAATAATTGGCATGAAAATGAATGTGATTGACCGGTGCTGGAGACGGGATCCCCAATGGAGGAGCCACCGCGCGCAACTCGCAAACTGCTCCATTGGCTATGCTGGCAAGATGATGAACAACATTGGCAGTGACCTCATCTATTATGAAGTTATAGACCCTAGTGATGACCCCATAAACCCTAAGCATGGTACCTTGCGATATGGAGCTTCTGTGATTCAACAAAAAGTTTGGATCACATTTAAAAGAGACATGAAAATTACATTGGCAAAACCCCTTCTCATTAGTAGCTTTACCGCCATTGATGGCCGCGGCGCCAACGTCCACATTGCTCATAACGCATGCTTTATGATCTTTAAG GCGACGAACGTAATAATCCACAATGTTCGGATCCATGATTGTAAAGCACAAGCTCCGGGTTTGGTGATGGGTCCAAATGGGAAGGTGATTTCATTGGGTCAAGTTGATGGCGATGCCATTAGACTAGTCACTGCTTCAAAGATTTGGATTGATCATAATACACTTCAAGATTGCGAAGATGGTCTTCTTGATGTTACACGGGGTTCCACTGATGTCACCATCTCCAATAACTGGTTCCGGAACCAAGATAAGGTTATGCTTCTTGGCCATGATGATGGATATATTAGAGACCAGAATATGAAAGTTACTGTTGTCTACAATCACTTTGGACCAAATTGTAACCAGCGTATGCCAAG gATCCGTCATGGATATGCACATGTAGCAAACAATCTTTATCAGGGATGGATGCAATATGCTATTGGTGGAAGCATGGGACCTAGCCTCAAAAGCCAATCTAATCTCTTTATAGCACCCGAATCTGAGAACAAGGag GTGACATGGAGAAAAGGCAACAGCGAAAATGGGAACATGTGGGAATTCCATTCAGTTGGGGATGCTTTTGAAAATGGAGCTTCTTTCACGGTAACAAAAGGAGGACGTGTGCCAAAGCCAAATTATAGTGAGGAACAATATTTTAAGGTTCTTGATGCTAAATCTGTTAGATTTTTGACAAGATCCTCTGGCGTACTATGA
- the LOC112708849 gene encoding protein FAR1-RELATED SEQUENCE 5-like yields the protein MLGDYEIPVFKRKWVQLIEEFGLEDKPWVINMYEEKHMWATAYIRGKFFAGFRTTSRCEGLLSVVARYVGSRYDLTRFVEYFQRCVAHLRFKEFNVDYESTRGVPVMQTCIELLERYAAELYTHEIFLLFRPFLSRAGSMRVLNIYNNDDCIKYIVCKHGRPDFMWTVDFRQEDMIFMCTYLRMESFGIPCEHIMKVLVDRDICEIPRSLVLDRWTKKVKSALNYPSGFTRDAVVISRQSALMEFSKQLAAVAAKVPERYEETRDLILGLYSSYKAADKCTNQPQSGVAKNSNLYVHQSGVGSGQPSRKKRQHCSVCQMEGHKKTTCPWQKDIDNNVIEDEANASDDGDVYPEPTAELDSDN from the coding sequence ATGTTGGGAGACTACGAGATTCCCGTGTTTAAGCGTAAGTGGGTTCAACTTATTGAAGAATTTGGTCTTGAGGATAAGCCGTGGGTGATCAACATGTACGAAGAGAAGCATATGTGGGCTACTGCATATATAAGAGGAAAATTCTTTGCTGGCTTTAGAACTACCTCAAGATGTGAAGGTTTACTCTCAGTTGTGGCAAGGTATGTGGGGTCGCGGTATGATTTGACACGTTTTGTAGAGTATTTTCAAAGGTGTGTTGCACACTTGCGCTTCAAAGAATTTAATGTTGATTATGAATCTACACGTGGGGTGCCCGTCATGCAAACTTGTATAGAGCTGTTAGAGAGATATGCTGCTGAGTTATATACTCATGAGATATTTCTTTTGTTTCGGCCATTTCTCTCTAGAGCTGGATCAATGCGGGTGCTAAACATATATAATAATGATGATTGCATAAAGTACATTGTGTGTAAGCATGGGAGGCCCGATTTTATGTGGACCGTTGATTTTCGTCAAGAAGATATGATCTTCATGTGTACCTATTTAAGAATGGAGTCATTTGGAATTCCCTGCGAACATATTATGAAAGTTCTGGTTGACAGAGATATTTGTGAGATTCCCCGGTCATTGGTATTGGATAGATGGACAAAAAAGGTTAAATCAGCACTCAATTATCCAAGTGGGTTCACCAGGGATGCTGTTGTTATTAGTCGTCAAAGTGCCTTGATGGAATTTTCTAAACAATTGGCTGCTGTTGCTGCTAAAGTACCAGAGAGATATGAAGAGACACGTGACCTAATTCTGGGATTGTACTCATCTTACAAGGCTGCAGACAAATGCACTAATCAACCTCAGTCAGGTGTAGCTAAAAATAGCAATCTGTATGTGCATCAAAGCGGTGTAGGCTCAGGACAACCATCTAGGAAGAAGCGGCAACATTGTAGTGTTTGTCAAATGGAAGGACATAAGAAGACAACATGTCCTTGGCAAAAGGACATTGACAACAACGTTATTGAAGATGAAGCTAATGCTTCGGATGATGGCGACGTATATCCAGAACCGACGGCTGAGTTAGATAGTGATAATTAG